One Thermococcus eurythermalis DNA segment encodes these proteins:
- a CDS encoding 60S ribosomal export protein NMD3 yields the protein MSERFCYRCGISESEGGPLIDGLCQVCYRKENPVLLIEDEINTELCQNCGSYKKRGVWVDPKSYELEELIFEVAENALLETLEDSLSDKIREYEVVPPEELDEIEDLPVGRAAVSFEPVDFHIEYFPAIIVYEVRVKAKTHELQRELHDERKRVTVYVRQTVCPRCQKFLGGYFEAILQVRAEDRPLTEEERKAIGKLVEQKVDEIMRRDRMGFIQDTIEKEEGLDFYMGSTSSARKIAQAIKERFGGTISEAYELVGIDRQTSKEVYRTSVSVRIPKFRRGDIVADRKGNVYEVERVDGKGLTLRNLENWESEHFDWKTAKREAIDTVEHEDSEAMVTSMSPREVQLMDMESYETYELNRPPFEVKEGEVYKMVGVKGRKYFRGKK from the coding sequence ATGAGCGAGAGGTTCTGTTACAGGTGCGGGATAAGCGAGAGCGAGGGCGGCCCGCTTATAGACGGCCTATGCCAGGTCTGCTACCGCAAAGAGAACCCAGTCCTTCTAATCGAGGACGAAATCAACACCGAACTCTGCCAGAACTGTGGGAGCTACAAGAAGAGGGGCGTCTGGGTCGACCCGAAGAGCTACGAGCTTGAAGAGCTCATCTTCGAGGTCGCGGAAAACGCTCTCCTCGAGACGCTTGAAGATTCCCTCAGCGACAAAATCAGGGAGTACGAGGTCGTTCCCCCGGAAGAGCTTGACGAAATAGAGGACCTGCCCGTCGGCAGGGCGGCTGTTTCATTTGAGCCCGTGGACTTTCACATCGAATACTTCCCGGCGATAATCGTCTATGAAGTCCGCGTCAAGGCCAAGACCCATGAGCTCCAGAGGGAGCTCCACGACGAGAGAAAGCGCGTTACGGTGTACGTCCGCCAGACTGTATGCCCCCGCTGTCAGAAGTTCCTCGGCGGCTACTTCGAGGCCATCCTCCAGGTTCGCGCCGAGGACAGGCCGCTGACCGAAGAGGAGCGGAAGGCAATAGGAAAGCTCGTCGAGCAAAAGGTCGACGAGATAATGAGAAGGGACAGAATGGGCTTCATCCAGGACACTATAGAGAAGGAGGAGGGGCTGGACTTCTACATGGGCTCGACAAGCTCTGCGAGGAAGATAGCTCAGGCAATAAAGGAGCGCTTCGGCGGCACGATAAGCGAGGCCTACGAGCTCGTTGGCATTGACAGGCAGACGAGCAAAGAAGTTTATCGGACGAGCGTGAGCGTGAGGATTCCAAAGTTCAGAAGGGGCGACATAGTGGCCGACAGGAAGGGCAACGTCTACGAGGTCGAGCGCGTTGACGGCAAGGGCCTGACGCTCAGGAACCTTGAGAACTGGGAGAGCGAGCACTTTGACTGGAAGACCGCGAAAAGGGAAGCCATTGACACCGTTGAGCACGAGGATAGCGAGGCGATGGTGACCAGCATGAGCCCAAGGGAAGTCCAGCTGATGGACATGGAAAGCTACGAGACCTACGAGCTGAACAGGCCGCCCTTCGAGGTGAAGGAGGGTGAGGTCTATAAGATGGTTGGGGTAAAAGGCAGGAAGTACTTCAGGGGCAAGAAGTGA
- a CDS encoding S8 family serine peptidase, whose product MNKKALSLLIVVVMLLAVVPVAYPGASAMGFPQTLNDKIKSLSEKMPVSRKTSTVIPKSVISEIVYAKAIGAKYVPLVVQLKPGYSPEVLKNFGFTIRKDFKHFGLVAVSISPDDIGSLYQASRYLEHVWVSRTYKLVPPAPHPNWFAGNVTLNLTEVKELADISTETTGAKDMWALGYDGRNVTIAVIDTGVDPGHPDLLWTTDGKPKIVDYVDLSYWDDLLEDYPFLPNKNVSGWFDTSMVVKAQDGVVTYAGRTFELPSNAVSKSGNYHIGHVEEWGVELDGDWFNNPKKDPYDGSHHDSWAGAILVVDNQTPGVYDLVYVDTDDDGSFADEKPLRVYRTAPGPGNVGAWIWNETIGQKKNFVVSELDSHGNWVVLGYDMGDHGTHVAGTIAANGFIKGVAPGAQLMVIKVGTDFKGYIPTEAIIDAFLYAAFGPDDEPNTGDEADAVSMSIGWTPIFQGWAPLEDDANVLDYVAELTGIPFSISAGNEGPEINSIGSPADAFNAIAVGAYIEKERMDWLDQHMFNTPEYGEEFFSVACAGCNVTGDPVSGFGMTTDAVVGFSSRGPTDTGLLKPEIVAPGDAIMSTMPLTMLGSYNPQGYHNAEPTIAYQYMQGTSMAAPHVGGALAILIGAYKEKYGVKPTVDMIKLSLELGADDLELPFSDQGFGALNITGAWNILDSFNGEVVNEPLVYSGYYARNIYYKDLIFGDPAFIDFATEWENETFNDTGLALAPDYDFPFGAFWIKNNGDRNITLKLVDAVPRAGDGQTILNDLRFFNMLKFFVYQEVETLNPSNLTVPAGGFLWLGFTTPYAFKDTLPPGLNELILYWDDPDTPLPVDVITPISIVVPEDIGTGNIVKNVHINKMDVPPTRIFFDVPEDVDLVGVTINQTAGGDLWTGIYYPVASSLIYDSLTTTGPGYPCNCTYTPSNPTNCSDYGGPFEATSISRESVNSPALMYGTWEIFPSTSRITAWPQTGFFPVLTDVDATFNITYYGITAAPVTGEIPAVEYSSGVQEFNYTIINKYYSIQGNVSAVGVGPYNATIENIEEADFAYLYFTVPEGAVNAHFEIQYVNDSTADLDLYVMAPDGTRYKSATPSANEVVDIPNPTPGVYKIIVHWWVSNPASVEVPKVANFQFVQYAIVPGTLSTKQTKVSLDTGGSANVTLMLNATSNVLPGLNVGKIIITPDIPWLKGSVTTTVLVKVGGSSFAVGLEKDEIKLGKETPVIIVKDALTGVPVPGAEVYINGTYHGVTNENGKLTLDVGPELLKLGEHTLNVTIMRAGYATYNGTLRYTVIDPIESQVISPWDTEEVEPVVVGPGEVTQVTVSSVEIEVTVDGPSGATAYVIMPLPIEATNIRVYGDHVVDWHIEKGENAVYVIVEVQFASPVTIKVNYYLPKKISIPTLNFLGYRWYNMYKEKFDELYQKATELGVDNETLQKALEYHETAEEYYKTAEELAGGNVLVSLADVKLLRPLRQAYLHEMKAVKLLQEAIEELENSGS is encoded by the coding sequence ATGAATAAAAAGGCGTTGAGCCTTTTAATCGTGGTAGTGATGCTGCTTGCAGTAGTGCCAGTAGCGTATCCGGGAGCCTCGGCCATGGGATTCCCCCAAACTCTGAACGACAAAATCAAATCGCTCTCAGAGAAGATGCCGGTAAGCAGAAAAACATCTACAGTTATCCCCAAGTCTGTTATTTCAGAGATAGTGTATGCAAAGGCCATTGGGGCAAAATACGTGCCGTTGGTCGTGCAGTTAAAACCAGGGTACTCACCTGAAGTACTCAAGAACTTTGGATTTACCATCAGGAAGGACTTTAAACACTTTGGCTTGGTAGCGGTCTCAATTTCTCCAGATGACATTGGATCCTTATATCAGGCGAGCAGGTACCTTGAGCATGTTTGGGTAAGCAGGACTTACAAACTTGTCCCGCCTGCACCACACCCCAACTGGTTTGCTGGCAATGTCACATTAAATCTAACTGAAGTCAAAGAACTTGCTGACATTAGTACCGAAACTACAGGGGCAAAAGACATGTGGGCATTGGGATATGATGGAAGGAATGTCACCATAGCTGTGATAGACACCGGTGTTGACCCAGGACACCCGGATTTACTGTGGACAACTGATGGGAAGCCAAAGATAGTTGATTACGTTGATCTGAGTTACTGGGACGACCTTTTAGAGGATTATCCGTTTCTTCCGAATAAAAACGTCTCAGGATGGTTCGATACTTCCATGGTAGTCAAAGCTCAGGACGGCGTAGTGACGTATGCTGGTAGAACCTTTGAGCTTCCGAGCAATGCTGTTTCAAAGAGTGGAAACTATCACATCGGGCACGTGGAAGAGTGGGGTGTTGAGCTGGACGGTGATTGGTTTAACAATCCTAAAAAGGACCCTTACGATGGTTCTCACCATGACTCATGGGCAGGGGCGATTCTCGTCGTTGACAACCAGACTCCAGGTGTATACGACCTCGTCTACGTTGACACTGACGACGATGGAAGCTTTGCGGATGAAAAGCCCCTGAGAGTATACAGAACTGCTCCCGGCCCTGGCAACGTTGGTGCGTGGATTTGGAATGAAACCATCGGACAGAAGAAGAACTTTGTTGTATCTGAGCTTGACTCTCATGGCAACTGGGTAGTCTTAGGTTACGACATGGGTGACCACGGAACCCACGTTGCGGGAACTATAGCGGCAAACGGCTTCATCAAGGGAGTTGCCCCTGGCGCCCAGCTGATGGTGATAAAAGTTGGAACTGACTTCAAGGGGTACATCCCAACTGAGGCAATCATCGACGCGTTCCTTTATGCAGCGTTTGGCCCAGACGACGAACCCAACACTGGAGACGAAGCTGATGCTGTCAGCATGAGCATTGGGTGGACACCAATATTCCAGGGATGGGCTCCTCTCGAGGACGATGCAAACGTTCTCGACTACGTGGCAGAGCTCACGGGGATTCCCTTCTCAATATCAGCCGGTAATGAGGGACCTGAGATAAACTCCATTGGAAGTCCTGCAGATGCGTTTAATGCGATAGCCGTTGGCGCGTACATCGAGAAAGAGCGCATGGACTGGCTTGACCAGCACATGTTCAACACGCCGGAGTACGGAGAAGAGTTCTTCAGCGTTGCCTGCGCTGGGTGCAACGTCACGGGAGATCCAGTATCCGGCTTTGGAATGACCACCGATGCTGTTGTTGGCTTTAGCTCAAGAGGCCCCACTGACACTGGGCTTCTAAAACCGGAGATAGTGGCACCGGGAGATGCTATAATGTCAACCATGCCCCTCACCATGCTTGGAAGCTATAACCCCCAGGGATACCACAACGCTGAGCCCACTATTGCCTACCAGTATATGCAGGGAACCAGTATGGCTGCTCCACACGTTGGCGGTGCCCTGGCAATATTGATAGGGGCCTACAAAGAGAAGTATGGAGTCAAGCCGACTGTGGACATGATTAAACTCTCCCTTGAGCTCGGTGCGGACGATTTAGAACTGCCATTCTCGGATCAGGGATTCGGTGCCCTCAACATAACTGGCGCTTGGAACATTCTCGATTCCTTCAACGGGGAGGTTGTCAACGAACCGCTTGTTTACTCGGGATACTACGCCAGGAACATTTACTACAAGGATTTAATCTTCGGCGATCCAGCTTTTATTGACTTCGCGACTGAGTGGGAAAACGAAACATTCAACGACACTGGTCTGGCCCTTGCTCCAGACTACGACTTCCCATTTGGAGCGTTCTGGATAAAGAACAACGGGGACAGGAACATCACCCTTAAGTTAGTAGACGCTGTTCCGCGTGCCGGCGACGGGCAGACTATCCTAAACGACCTGAGATTTTTCAATATGTTAAAGTTCTTTGTATACCAAGAAGTTGAAACGCTAAATCCGTCTAACCTTACAGTGCCTGCCGGTGGTTTCCTCTGGCTGGGCTTTACCACGCCATATGCCTTTAAAGATACTCTCCCGCCGGGACTCAACGAACTCATACTCTACTGGGACGACCCTGATACACCTCTCCCAGTCGACGTCATAACCCCGATAAGCATTGTAGTTCCGGAGGACATAGGTACCGGAAACATCGTCAAAAACGTCCACATCAATAAAATGGACGTCCCACCAACCAGGATATTCTTTGATGTCCCCGAAGACGTTGATTTAGTCGGTGTCACAATAAATCAGACGGCTGGCGGAGACTTATGGACTGGAATATACTACCCAGTAGCCAGTAGCTTAATTTACGACAGTTTAACAACTACGGGACCAGGTTATCCATGTAACTGCACCTACACCCCAAGCAACCCCACAAATTGCTCTGACTATGGAGGCCCGTTTGAAGCAACCAGTATTAGCAGAGAGAGTGTAAATAGCCCGGCACTTATGTATGGAACATGGGAAATCTTCCCGAGCACCTCAAGGATAACAGCTTGGCCACAGACTGGATTCTTCCCAGTTTTAACGGATGTTGACGCGACATTCAACATAACTTACTATGGTATCACCGCTGCACCAGTTACTGGAGAGATACCTGCTGTAGAGTACTCCAGTGGTGTTCAGGAGTTTAACTACACGATAATTAACAAGTACTACAGCATCCAGGGTAACGTTTCAGCGGTCGGAGTTGGGCCGTACAATGCAACTATCGAAAACATAGAAGAAGCGGACTTCGCGTATCTGTACTTTACAGTTCCTGAGGGAGCTGTAAATGCCCACTTTGAAATCCAGTACGTGAACGATTCAACAGCGGACCTTGACCTCTACGTGATGGCTCCAGACGGAACCAGGTATAAATCGGCGACTCCCAGTGCCAACGAGGTAGTGGACATACCCAATCCAACGCCGGGAGTATACAAAATAATAGTTCACTGGTGGGTTTCCAACCCGGCAAGTGTTGAAGTTCCAAAAGTTGCAAACTTCCAGTTTGTCCAGTATGCAATAGTTCCAGGCACCCTCAGCACCAAGCAGACTAAGGTTAGCTTAGACACTGGAGGAAGCGCTAACGTAACCTTGATGCTCAACGCGACTTCCAACGTGTTGCCCGGACTTAACGTCGGAAAGATTATCATAACGCCAGACATACCGTGGCTTAAGGGCAGTGTTACTACAACCGTGCTTGTGAAGGTAGGCGGTTCCTCCTTTGCAGTGGGTCTTGAAAAGGACGAGATTAAACTTGGTAAGGAGACTCCAGTCATCATTGTTAAGGACGCCCTTACAGGAGTCCCGGTACCGGGTGCTGAGGTATACATCAACGGCACCTATCATGGAGTTACGAACGAAAACGGAAAGCTCACGCTTGACGTTGGACCAGAACTGCTCAAGCTTGGAGAGCACACCCTAAACGTCACAATAATGAGAGCCGGATATGCAACTTACAACGGAACCCTGAGGTACACTGTCATAGACCCCATTGAGTCTCAGGTAATTTCACCATGGGACACAGAGGAAGTTGAGCCAGTAGTTGTTGGCCCCGGAGAGGTCACCCAGGTTACTGTGAGCAGCGTGGAGATAGAAGTTACAGTCGATGGACCGAGCGGGGCGACTGCCTACGTTATCATGCCGCTCCCAATAGAGGCCACTAACATCAGAGTTTACGGAGACCACGTGGTGGACTGGCACATTGAAAAGGGCGAGAATGCAGTATACGTCATCGTTGAAGTCCAGTTTGCATCCCCAGTCACTATCAAGGTGAATTACTATCTGCCCAAGAAGATCTCAATCCCAACCCTAAACTTCCTCGGCTACCGCTGGTACAACATGTATAAAGAGAAGTTCGACGAGCTCTACCAGAAGGCCACTGAGCTCGGCGTCGACAACGAGACCCTTCAGAAGGCGCTTGAGTACCATGAGACTGCTGAGGAGTACTACAAGACCGCAGAGGAGCTCGCAGGCGGCAACGTACTGGTGAGCCTTGCGGACGTCAAACTGCTCAGGCCGCTGAGGCAGGCGTACCTCCACGAGATGAAGGCAGTGAAGTTGCTCCAGGAAGCCATCGAAGAACTCGAGAACTCCGGGAGCTGA
- a CDS encoding DUF424 domain-containing protein, protein MIYVKVYRVQGEVLLAACDEELLGKTFREGELKLEVKERFYKGELVEEDKLEELLNEATIANLTGERCVSKAIELGYVDPNRVLRIEGIPHAQMAKLLF, encoded by the coding sequence ATGATATATGTCAAAGTTTATCGCGTTCAGGGAGAAGTCCTTCTCGCGGCGTGCGACGAGGAACTGCTGGGAAAGACGTTCCGTGAGGGGGAGCTGAAGCTTGAGGTCAAGGAGCGCTTTTACAAGGGCGAGCTTGTGGAGGAGGATAAGCTCGAGGAGCTCCTCAACGAGGCCACGATAGCGAACCTGACGGGCGAGCGCTGTGTCTCCAAGGCCATCGAGCTCGGCTACGTTGACCCCAACAGGGTGCTCAGGATTGAGGGGATTCCTCACGCCCAGATGGCGAAGCTCCTCTTCTGA
- the cdr gene encoding CoA-disulfide reductase: MKKTVVIIGGGAAGMSAASRVKRLKPEWDVKVFEATEWVSHAPCGIPYVVEGLSPKEKLMHYPPEVFIKKRGIDLHLKAEVIEVEQGRVRVREEDGEHTYEWDYLVFANGASPQVPAIEGIDLPGVFTADLPPDAVAITEYLEKHDVNDVVVIGTGYIALEMAEAFVERGKKVTLIGRSERVLRKTFDKEITDIVEEKLRENLNLRLEELTLRFEGDGRVEKVVTDAGEYRADLVIVATGIKPNTGLARELGVRIGETGAIWTNEKMQTSVENVYAAGDVAETKHIITGRRVWMPLAPAGNKMGYVAGSNIAGKEIHFPGVLGTSVTKFLDLEIGKTGLTEAEAIKEGYDVRTAFIKAKTKPHYYPGARNIWLKGVVDNETNRLLGLQAVGAEILPRIDTAAAMLTAGFTTKDAFFTDLAYAPPFAPVWDPLVVLARVLKF; this comes from the coding sequence ATGAAGAAGACGGTAGTGATAATAGGCGGCGGTGCCGCGGGAATGAGTGCCGCATCGCGCGTCAAGAGGCTCAAACCGGAGTGGGACGTCAAGGTCTTCGAGGCGACGGAGTGGGTCAGCCACGCCCCCTGCGGAATTCCCTATGTTGTGGAAGGACTTTCGCCGAAGGAGAAGCTCATGCACTACCCGCCCGAGGTCTTCATCAAGAAGCGCGGCATAGACCTCCACCTCAAGGCGGAAGTCATCGAGGTCGAGCAGGGTAGAGTTAGGGTTCGTGAAGAGGACGGGGAGCACACTTACGAGTGGGACTACCTCGTCTTTGCCAACGGCGCCTCGCCCCAGGTTCCTGCGATTGAGGGAATCGACCTCCCAGGGGTCTTCACCGCAGACCTTCCCCCTGATGCAGTTGCCATAACTGAATACCTGGAGAAGCACGACGTTAATGACGTCGTTGTCATCGGCACTGGCTACATCGCCCTTGAGATGGCCGAGGCCTTCGTCGAGAGGGGCAAGAAAGTGACGCTCATAGGCAGGAGTGAGCGGGTTTTGAGAAAGACCTTTGACAAGGAGATTACCGACATCGTTGAGGAAAAGCTGAGGGAGAACCTAAACCTCCGCCTTGAAGAGCTTACCCTGCGCTTTGAAGGCGATGGCAGGGTTGAAAAGGTTGTCACGGACGCTGGGGAGTACAGGGCGGACCTCGTCATAGTGGCGACTGGAATAAAGCCGAATACCGGGCTCGCGAGGGAGCTTGGAGTTAGAATAGGCGAAACAGGTGCAATATGGACGAACGAGAAGATGCAGACGAGTGTTGAGAACGTCTACGCCGCTGGAGACGTCGCCGAGACGAAGCACATCATCACAGGCAGGCGTGTCTGGATGCCCCTGGCCCCCGCCGGCAACAAGATGGGCTACGTCGCCGGGAGCAACATCGCGGGTAAGGAGATTCACTTCCCGGGAGTTCTTGGGACGAGCGTAACGAAGTTCCTTGACCTGGAGATTGGAAAGACTGGCCTCACCGAGGCGGAGGCGATTAAGGAGGGCTATGACGTCAGGACGGCGTTCATAAAGGCCAAGACGAAGCCCCACTACTACCCAGGTGCGAGGAACATATGGCTGAAGGGAGTTGTGGACAACGAGACGAACAGGCTCCTCGGCCTCCAGGCCGTTGGCGCTGAAATCCTTCCGAGGATTGACACCGCCGCGGCAATGCTCACCGCTGGCTTCACCACAAAGGATGCGTTCTTCACGGATTTAGCCTACGCACCGCCCTTTGCCCCAGTGTGGGACCCGCTCGTAGTCCTCGCGAGGGTCCTAAAGTTCTGA